One genomic window of Candidatus Omnitrophota bacterium includes the following:
- a CDS encoding AsmA family protein: MKNTIFAILFVLALAIFGGIFYLNEIFIPANLKRTVTEGIETATGKKVLLESLKFSVLKGMVLKGFVLYDDKDVILKAKEISCTFFIIPFLKKEIIIPVIKIRSPVILLERRPDNSINLSDLFDRKDVPKYDYNVMVRSIRMTGGKVIFIDDTLAPPYAKDIDKVNVRIYLSPPSKALFDLDFEIPSETAVKVDSTGEYDISSGKGSAKIAVTDLSLKEFAGYYESTGMAFPGGTSDAIIDLDMDRDIISAGMNVQTKDLAIFGGGASARLSSYIKADLRYSLNDRRLGYAGTMKIDKLAVSGVEYFQDADEIEGDLSFSDSGFSSNNISAKIFGIPVGAKVNLAKLEAALLDIDIIADVKLDLLEAILKERFEMNIPARLEGDGRLYITMQYKIPVVAPPEVRGSLETSDASIIIEEGKPRIEKVRGILQFGANQFTWSGIDLMYLGTPYRTSGTLTNPDAPGVQLKLSSKDLSLESVFSVNGRQMTFGKFEGSYLNSNFSLKGKAVLASPSAINADIKGALDVRIGDMKTALKDLRDKLERMRAAGSFHADLNLKGNMKDIRSCAIEAKVMSSSVSLYGLKPASIVIDYYQKDGVVDMPRIHSFLYGGTLDADARIDLVSRGNPYSVNVEIKNVKLEKLKEDIGMRDKDISGSVWFRAKLNGLSDDPATLNGAGNISVDDGKLWQLNLFRGLGVLIFTSDFSEVIFKKASASLVFRDKAVSTDGMWLTSDLINMYGSARIGFDNSIKASLKAEIAQDALESGARKNITTAMGRYTMIDVVGTLKEPKYRLTPDIGGILGDIKGFVFE, encoded by the coding sequence ATGAAGAATACGATATTTGCTATCCTCTTCGTTCTGGCCCTGGCCATATTCGGCGGGATATTCTATCTGAACGAGATCTTCATACCGGCGAACCTGAAGAGGACGGTCACGGAGGGGATAGAGACCGCTACCGGTAAGAAGGTCCTGCTCGAATCGCTGAAGTTTAGCGTCCTCAAAGGGATGGTGCTGAAGGGGTTCGTGCTATACGACGATAAAGATGTAATACTGAAGGCCAAAGAGATCTCCTGCACGTTCTTCATAATACCTTTCCTGAAAAAAGAGATAATCATCCCCGTAATAAAGATCAGGTCACCCGTAATATTGCTCGAACGCCGCCCGGACAATTCAATAAACCTCTCGGACCTCTTTGACCGGAAGGATGTGCCAAAATACGATTATAACGTAATGGTCCGCAGTATAAGGATGACCGGCGGAAAGGTCATCTTCATCGATGATACCCTGGCGCCGCCGTACGCAAAGGATATCGATAAGGTCAACGTGCGTATATACCTTTCGCCGCCTTCGAAGGCGCTCTTCGACCTTGACTTCGAGATCCCCTCAGAAACGGCCGTAAAGGTGGATTCGACCGGTGAGTATGACATATCATCGGGAAAGGGGAGCGCTAAGATCGCGGTGACAGATCTCTCTTTAAAAGAGTTCGCGGGATATTATGAAAGCACGGGGATGGCCTTTCCCGGAGGCACGTCCGATGCCATTATAGACCTGGATATGGACCGCGATATCATAAGCGCCGGCATGAACGTCCAGACCAAAGACCTCGCCATATTCGGGGGAGGTGCATCGGCCAGGCTCAGCTCCTATATAAAGGCCGACCTTCGGTATTCCCTGAACGACAGGCGGCTGGGATACGCGGGCACCATGAAGATCGATAAGCTTGCCGTCTCCGGGGTGGAATATTTCCAGGATGCCGATGAGATAGAGGGAGACCTCTCATTCAGCGATTCGGGGTTCTCTTCCAATAATATCAGCGCAAAGATCTTCGGCATACCCGTCGGGGCAAAGGTGAACCTGGCTAAGCTTGAGGCCGCCCTTCTCGATATCGACATCATAGCCGATGTGAAACTCGATCTCCTCGAGGCGATATTGAAAGAGAGATTCGAGATGAATATACCGGCCCGTCTGGAGGGCGACGGCAGGCTCTATATCACCATGCAGTACAAGATACCGGTCGTGGCCCCGCCCGAGGTAAGGGGATCGCTCGAGACCTCCGACGCGTCAATAATCATAGAGGAAGGTAAGCCCCGCATAGAGAAGGTCAGGGGCATCCTGCAGTTCGGCGCGAATCAGTTCACATGGTCCGGCATCGATCTGATGTACCTCGGTACCCCTTACAGGACATCGGGCACCCTTACCAATCCGGATGCGCCGGGGGTACAGCTTAAACTATCATCGAAAGACCTCTCATTGGAATCCGTCTTTTCGGTTAACGGGAGGCAGATGACTTTCGGCAAGTTCGAAGGCAGTTATCTCAATTCAAACTTTTCGCTTAAGGGCAAGGCGGTCCTTGCGTCTCCGTCCGCCATAAATGCCGACATAAAAGGCGCGCTGGATGTGAGGATCGGCGATATGAAGACGGCGTTGAAGGATCTCAGGGATAAATTGGAGCGCATGAGAGCGGCAGGGTCCTTTCATGCGGATCTCAATCTGAAAGGGAACATGAAGGATATCAGATCCTGCGCCATAGAAGCGAAGGTCATGAGCAGTTCGGTGTCGCTATACGGCCTCAAACCGGCCAGTATCGTCATCGATTATTACCAGAAAGACGGTGTCGTCGATATGCCCCGTATACATTCGTTCCTTTATGGCGGCACGCTTGATGCCGATGCCAGGATAGACCTTGTCTCGAGGGGAAACCCTTATTCGGTGAACGTAGAGATCAAAAATGTGAAGCTTGAAAAATTGAAAGAGGATATAGGCATGAGAGATAAGGATATATCAGGATCGGTATGGTTCCGGGCGAAATTGAACGGCCTGTCAGATGATCCCGCGACCTTGAACGGGGCCGGGAATATATCGGTCGATGACGGCAAACTGTGGCAGCTCAACCTCTTCAGGGGGCTCGGGGTATTGATCTTCACGAGCGACTTCAGCGAAGTTATATTCAAAAAGGCCTCCGCCTCGCTGGTCTTCAGGGATAAGGCCGTCTCCACGGACGGCATGTGGCTCACGAGTGACCTCATAAATATGTATGGTTCGGCCCGGATAGGTTTCGACAACTCCATAAAGGCATCCCTGAAAGCGGAGATCGCCCAGGATGCGCTGGAGTCGGGCGCCAGGAAGAATATCACAACGGCGATGGGAAGATATACCATGATAGATGTGGTCGGGACGCTCAAGGAGCCGAAGTACCGCCTCACGCCGGATATAGGCGGCATACTCGGGGATATCAAGGGTTTTGTCTTCGAATAG
- a CDS encoding putative sugar O-methyltransferase translates to MTEREERAMRARIGEMKASLSRGRSEVQPSKYWDHLNTVHEERLFKYGYENFKIPVASHYFTWLPNFPVNRQTRYLVSHSGPGATIRNIFRSFFPPRHRYLRWRQSLFYNFLVFMLWEYARRNDNEDLLGRLEEPEAGNPPRIHLDGRLISQDIANSAIEFNSMMGPVRDREKIGTVCELGAGYGRTAFVFLSVMSPLKYIIIDTPPALYIAERYLSGSFPGKRIFAFREFNSYSDIKEEFERSDILFFLPSQIEMLPEGTVDLFISISTLHEMRPGQIRYYFTQIERLLKKGMYFYLKAAKDSRIPYEDIHIREEDYPVPEDWVKVFWREAKVQTDFFEALLRSR, encoded by the coding sequence ATGACTGAACGGGAGGAGAGGGCCATGCGCGCAAGGATCGGAGAGATGAAAGCGTCCCTGTCACGCGGCAGGAGCGAGGTCCAGCCCTCAAAATATTGGGACCACCTGAATACGGTACACGAAGAACGGTTATTCAAATACGGGTATGAAAATTTTAAGATACCGGTGGCGTCGCATTATTTTACCTGGCTGCCGAACTTCCCGGTCAACAGGCAGACCAGATACCTGGTCTCTCACTCCGGGCCCGGCGCAACGATAAGAAATATATTCAGGAGTTTCTTCCCCCCGCGGCATAGATATTTAAGATGGCGGCAATCCCTGTTTTACAATTTTCTCGTCTTCATGTTATGGGAATATGCGAGACGTAACGATAACGAAGATCTCCTTGGCCGGCTGGAAGAGCCCGAGGCCGGCAACCCTCCCAGGATACATCTGGACGGCCGGCTCATATCTCAGGACATAGCAAATTCTGCGATAGAGTTCAATTCCATGATGGGGCCGGTCCGCGACAGGGAAAAGATCGGGACCGTCTGCGAGCTGGGGGCGGGATACGGCAGGACGGCGTTCGTCTTCCTGTCCGTAATGTCGCCTTTGAAATATATCATAATAGACACACCTCCCGCTCTCTACATCGCCGAAAGATATCTGAGCGGCTCATTCCCGGGAAAGAGGATATTCGCCTTCAGGGAGTTCAATTCCTATTCCGACATAAAAGAGGAGTTTGAAAGATCGGACATACTCTTCTTTCTCCCCAGCCAGATAGAGATGCTCCCGGAAGGGACGGTCGACCTCTTCATCAGCATCTCTACCCTGCATGAGATGAGGCCGGGACAGATCCGGTACTATTTTACGCAGATAGAGAGATTGCTCAAAAAGGGTATGTACTTTTACCTGAAGGCGGCGAAAGATTCCCGTATCCCGTACGAAGATATCCATATCAGGGAAGAGGATTACCCCGTGCCTGAAGATTGGGTCAAGGTCTTCTGGAGAGAGGCAAAGGTACAGACCGATTTCTTCGAGGCATTACTGAGATCGCGATAG